Proteins encoded by one window of Luteimonas yindakuii:
- a CDS encoding DUF481 domain-containing protein, translating into MIPGWWLAVVGLPVFTQPLPEAPLQPAPIALVGGQVSVRSLCYQLVCPDAEWQGTQPPVLSPPPPPGARGRVRRQQAATQRLRNRRLIGLYAPAVARDRVIAYARNWRVDTTYRLEAVREQDTTLRVEFGTGYRIEPYTDYGTAVPGLVARGGFSLQQRFGDRALWNQRVLFETGRENTYVRQTVGLDLWLADDWMLHSSLEMWHDTAANGGAGRTERTGSVRLRYAF; encoded by the coding sequence ATGATCCCCGGCTGGTGGCTCGCCGTGGTCGGGCTACCTGTATTCACCCAGCCGCTTCCCGAAGCGCCGCTGCAACCGGCGCCCATCGCGCTGGTCGGTGGGCAGGTGTCGGTGCGTTCGCTGTGCTACCAGCTGGTGTGCCCGGATGCCGAATGGCAGGGCACGCAGCCGCCGGTGCTGTCACCGCCTCCCCCGCCGGGTGCCCGGGGCCGCGTGCGCCGCCAGCAGGCCGCCACCCAGCGCCTGCGCAACCGTCGCCTGATCGGCCTGTACGCGCCCGCCGTCGCCCGCGACCGCGTCATCGCCTACGCACGCAACTGGCGCGTCGACACCACCTACCGGCTGGAGGCCGTGCGCGAGCAGGACACCACCCTGCGGGTGGAATTCGGCACCGGCTACCGCATCGAGCCCTACACCGATTACGGCACCGCCGTGCCCGGGCTGGTCGCGCGCGGCGGCTTCAGCCTGCAACAGCGCTTCGGCGACCGCGCGCTGTGGAACCAGCGCGTGCTGTTCGAGACCGGCCGCGAGAACACCTACGTGCGGCAGACGGTCGGCCTCGACCTCTGGCTCGCCGACGACTGGATGCTGCACTCCAGCCTGGAGATGTGGCACGACACCGCCGCCAACGGTGGTGCCGGGCGCACCGAAAGGACCGGCTCGGTGCGCCTGCGTTACGCGTTCTGA
- a CDS encoding alpha/beta hydrolase produces the protein MPLDALERETAPDPQWSIIWLHGLGADGHDFMPIVPELVRRDWPALRFVFPHAPVRPVTINNGMPMRAWYDIRETDLANRADESGVLASVAEVDTLIDREHERGIPASRIVLAGFSQGGAVTLAAGLRRREPLAGLVGLSTYMPAPNGAQAALVDGATRQPVFMAHGTQDPVVPLQGGLQSAQLLRGLGFDVDWRTYPMPHSVSMEEIVDLGDWLTARFTG, from the coding sequence ATGCCCCTGGATGCACTCGAACGCGAAACCGCCCCCGATCCGCAGTGGTCGATCATCTGGCTGCATGGCCTTGGCGCCGACGGCCACGATTTCATGCCGATCGTGCCGGAGCTGGTGCGTCGCGACTGGCCGGCGTTGCGCTTCGTGTTCCCGCATGCACCGGTGCGCCCGGTGACGATCAACAACGGCATGCCGATGCGCGCCTGGTACGACATCCGCGAAACCGACCTGGCCAACCGCGCCGACGAATCGGGCGTGCTTGCCTCGGTGGCGGAAGTGGACACGCTGATCGATCGCGAACACGAACGCGGCATTCCCGCTTCGCGCATCGTACTCGCCGGCTTCTCGCAGGGCGGTGCGGTGACGCTCGCGGCCGGCCTGCGCCGGCGCGAACCGCTGGCCGGGCTGGTCGGCCTGTCGACCTACATGCCAGCCCCGAACGGCGCACAAGCCGCGCTGGTGGACGGCGCGACGCGCCAGCCGGTGTTCATGGCCCACGGCACCCAGGACCCGGTGGTGCCGCTGCAGGGCGGGCTGCAGAGCGCGCAGCTGCTGCGCGGGCTGGGCTTCGATGTCGACTGGCGCACCTACCCGATGCCGCATTCGGTCAGCATGGAAGAGATCGTCGACCTCGGCGACTGGCTGACCGCCCGTTTCACCGGCTGA
- a CDS encoding sensor histidine kinase has product MSDPVREPWLPDLCRLRRLGALLGLAQLVVVVVTLVPDGRREWDLAQFLSVSGYALWLALAVGVLLCVSRRALSRLPPRTGALAAVALAAGVAWLAAAVVHALYASVGAIGEWPRFWRFTTGSAAVTALIAALALRYFYVIDGWQAQVQANARAEADALQARIRPHFLFNSMNMIASLLQRDPQVAERAVLDLSDLFRAALVAGDGQATLAEEVELSERYLAIEQLRLGERLQVAWTRTEPLPWTLPMPRLVLQPLLENAVLHGISRLPAGGTVAIVLRVDGDRLHVSVRNPSLPPQQQLTRGAGHAQRSIGHRLAWAFGKRARMTSGWAEGYYVCTLDLPLGNEGTRT; this is encoded by the coding sequence ATGAGCGATCCCGTCCGCGAACCCTGGCTGCCCGACCTGTGCCGGCTGCGTCGGCTGGGCGCGCTGCTGGGCCTCGCCCAGCTGGTGGTCGTGGTGGTGACGCTGGTGCCGGATGGCCGGCGCGAATGGGACCTGGCGCAGTTCCTCAGCGTCAGCGGGTATGCGTTGTGGCTGGCGCTGGCGGTGGGCGTGCTGCTGTGCGTGTCGCGCCGCGCGCTGTCGCGGCTGCCGCCGCGCACCGGTGCGCTGGCGGCAGTGGCGCTGGCGGCGGGCGTGGCGTGGCTGGCGGCGGCGGTCGTGCACGCGCTGTATGCCAGCGTCGGCGCCATCGGCGAGTGGCCCCGGTTCTGGCGCTTCACCACCGGCTCGGCCGCGGTCACCGCGCTGATCGCCGCGCTGGCCCTGCGCTACTTCTATGTCATCGATGGCTGGCAGGCGCAGGTGCAGGCCAACGCGCGGGCCGAGGCCGATGCGCTGCAGGCACGCATCCGCCCGCATTTCCTCTTCAACAGCATGAACATGATCGCCAGCCTGCTGCAGCGCGATCCGCAGGTGGCCGAGCGCGCGGTGCTCGACCTGTCCGACCTGTTCCGCGCCGCGCTGGTCGCCGGTGATGGCCAGGCCACGCTGGCGGAGGAAGTGGAACTTTCCGAGCGCTACCTCGCCATCGAGCAGTTGCGCCTGGGCGAACGCCTGCAGGTGGCCTGGACGCGCACCGAGCCGCTGCCGTGGACGCTGCCGATGCCGCGACTGGTGCTGCAGCCACTGCTGGAGAACGCGGTGCTGCATGGCATCTCGCGGCTGCCCGCGGGCGGCACCGTCGCGATCGTGCTGCGCGTGGATGGCGACCGCCTGCATGTCAGCGTGCGCAACCCGTCGCTGCCGCCGCAGCAGCAGCTCACCCGTGGCGCGGGGCACGCGCAGCGCAGCATCGGCCACCGGCTGGCCTGGGCCTTCGGCAAGCGCGCGCGGATGACCTCCGGCTGGGCGGAGGGCTACTATGTCTGCACGCTGGATCTGCCGCTGGGGAACGAAGGGACGCGGACGTGA
- the hemC gene encoding hydroxymethylbilane synthase, which produces MKNTLRIATRKSPLALWQSEHVAACLRALHSGLDVVLVPMSTRGDEVLDRSLAAIGGKGLFLKELELAMQRGDADCAVHSLKDVPMELEPGFALPAVLARADHADAFVSNRFDGIADLPRGACVGTSSLRRQAQLRALRPDLVLRDLRGNVNTRLGRLDAGEYDAIVLACAGLQRLGLESRIRSRLDAPDWLPAPSQGAIAVESLAGDARINALLAPLEHAPTRICIEAERAMNRALHGSCHVPVAGLAVLAGDRVLLRGMVGDASDGRSVRAEAEGDAAAPQAVGVAVARALLDGGAGEFLPAAT; this is translated from the coding sequence ATGAAGAACACCCTGCGTATCGCCACCCGGAAGAGCCCGCTTGCCCTGTGGCAGAGCGAACACGTCGCTGCATGCCTGCGCGCGCTGCATTCCGGGCTCGACGTGGTGCTGGTGCCGATGTCCACCCGGGGCGACGAGGTGCTGGACCGTTCGCTGGCGGCGATCGGCGGCAAGGGCCTGTTCCTGAAGGAACTCGAGCTGGCCATGCAGCGTGGCGACGCCGATTGCGCGGTGCATTCGCTGAAGGACGTGCCGATGGAACTCGAGCCCGGCTTCGCGCTGCCGGCGGTGCTTGCGCGCGCCGACCACGCCGACGCCTTCGTCAGCAACCGCTTCGACGGCATCGCCGACCTGCCGCGGGGCGCCTGCGTCGGCACGTCGTCGCTGCGGCGGCAGGCGCAACTGCGCGCGCTGCGGCCCGACCTCGTGCTGCGTGACCTGCGGGGCAACGTCAACACCCGGCTGGGGCGGCTGGATGCCGGCGAGTACGACGCCATCGTGCTCGCCTGCGCCGGGCTGCAGCGACTCGGGCTGGAGTCGCGCATCCGCTCGCGCCTGGACGCGCCGGACTGGCTGCCGGCGCCGTCGCAGGGCGCGATCGCGGTGGAGAGCCTGGCGGGCGATGCACGCATCAACGCGCTGCTCGCTCCGTTGGAACACGCCCCGACGCGCATCTGCATCGAGGCCGAGCGGGCGATGAACCGCGCGCTGCATGGCAGCTGCCATGTGCCGGTGGCCGGGTTGGCGGTGCTCGCCGGCGATCGCGTGCTGCTGCGCGGGATGGTCGGTGATGCCAGCGATGGCCGCAGCGTGCGCGCCGAGGCCGAAGGCGATGCGGCGGCGCCGCAGGCGGTGGGTGTAGCGGTCGCCCGCGCGCTGCTCGACGGCGGCGCCGGGGAGTTCCTGCCGGCGGCTACCTGA
- a CDS encoding LytR/AlgR family response regulator transcription factor, whose translation MRVVIADDEPLARERLRALLAPDTGVEVVAEVGDGQAALEACAAHDADLVLLDIAMPGIDGLEVARHLAAFDPRPAVVFCTAYDAHALSAFDAAAVDYLVKPVRPERLHAALERARTFTLGRGQSTGDGGARARTHLCARLRGSLRLIPIEDIHYLQADEKYVVVHHARGEDLIEESLKSLELEFGERFMRIHRNCLVSRHELVELRRGHDGQVHAVLRHVPQPLEVSRRCVSQVKDAIRAL comes from the coding sequence ATGAGAGTGGTGATTGCCGACGACGAACCGCTGGCACGCGAGCGCCTGCGCGCGCTGCTGGCGCCGGATACGGGCGTCGAAGTGGTGGCCGAGGTCGGCGACGGACAGGCCGCGCTGGAAGCCTGCGCCGCCCACGACGCCGATCTGGTGCTGCTCGACATCGCCATGCCCGGCATCGACGGCCTCGAGGTCGCGCGCCATCTGGCCGCCTTCGATCCACGCCCGGCGGTGGTGTTCTGCACCGCCTACGACGCGCACGCGCTGTCGGCGTTCGACGCCGCCGCGGTCGACTACCTGGTCAAGCCGGTGCGCCCGGAGCGGCTGCACGCCGCGCTCGAGCGTGCGCGCACCTTCACCCTCGGCCGCGGCCAGTCCACCGGCGACGGCGGCGCCCGCGCTCGCACCCACCTGTGCGCGCGCCTGCGCGGCAGCCTGCGGCTGATCCCGATCGAGGACATCCATTACCTGCAGGCGGACGAGAAGTACGTGGTGGTCCACCATGCGCGCGGCGAGGACCTGATCGAGGAATCCCTGAAGTCGCTGGAACTGGAATTCGGCGAACGCTTCATGCGCATCCACCGCAACTGCCTGGTCTCGCGGCACGAACTGGTCGAACTGCGCCGTGGCCACGACGGCCAGGTGCACGCGGTGCTGCGGCACGTGCCGCAGCCGCTGGAAGTCAGCCGCCGCTGCGTGTCGCAGGTCAAGGACGCGATCCGCGCGCTCTAG
- a CDS encoding FAD/NAD(P)-binding protein, which yields MSTSSVPRVDVAILGGGASGALVAAHLLDRDDAPSVALVEPRAAPARGAAYSTGRPEHLLNVRAAGMSAFNAEPGDFVAWLQRQPMHSGTDPATLAPRFMPRREYGAYLAALLETAPAAARLQRVATVADRVAPLDTGYRITLADGGCIDARVVVLAIGNLAAPLPLAGADTLGAGPVVEAWDYEAVTAIDGDADVCIVGAGLSMVDAVMTLHANGHRGRIIALSRNGLLPLAHTVATPAPGDWTALLPLGVRARLRVLRGWVAAEVAAGRPWQGVLDALRPHVQALWTAWPEIEQRRFLRHAVRQWDIHRHRIAPEVAAVIEALAMEGRFVLHAGRAHALEVGPRLRLRYRRRKDAAEAVIDADVLVNATGMEKRITRARSPLLQGLLADGLARPGPHGIGIDTADDGALRDRDGRPVPGLWTLGALRAGSLWESIAMPELRGQALQVADAVRARLATSSP from the coding sequence TTGTCCACTTCTTCCGTACCCCGGGTCGACGTCGCCATCCTCGGCGGGGGCGCCAGTGGCGCGCTGGTTGCCGCGCACCTGCTCGATCGTGACGATGCGCCCTCGGTGGCACTGGTCGAACCGCGTGCGGCGCCGGCGCGTGGCGCGGCGTACTCCACCGGCCGCCCCGAGCACCTGCTCAATGTGCGCGCGGCCGGCATGAGCGCGTTCAACGCGGAACCGGGCGATTTCGTCGCCTGGCTGCAGCGGCAACCCATGCACTCCGGTACGGACCCTGCGACCCTCGCACCGCGCTTCATGCCGCGCCGCGAGTACGGCGCCTACCTCGCCGCGCTGCTGGAGACCGCGCCTGCCGCCGCACGCCTGCAGCGCGTCGCCACGGTGGCGGACAGGGTCGCGCCGCTCGACACGGGCTACCGCATCACCTTGGCCGATGGCGGGTGCATCGATGCGCGCGTCGTGGTGCTGGCGATCGGCAACCTCGCCGCGCCACTGCCGCTGGCCGGCGCCGATACGCTGGGCGCAGGGCCGGTCGTCGAGGCCTGGGATTACGAGGCGGTCACCGCCATCGATGGCGATGCCGACGTGTGCATCGTCGGCGCCGGGCTGAGCATGGTCGACGCGGTGATGACGCTGCATGCGAACGGCCACCGCGGGCGGATCATCGCGCTGTCGCGCAACGGCCTGTTGCCGTTGGCGCACACGGTGGCGACGCCGGCACCCGGTGACTGGACAGCCCTGCTGCCGCTGGGCGTGCGTGCGCGCCTGCGCGTGCTGCGCGGCTGGGTCGCAGCCGAGGTGGCTGCGGGGCGTCCCTGGCAGGGCGTGCTGGATGCGTTGCGTCCGCACGTGCAGGCGCTGTGGACGGCCTGGCCCGAGATCGAACAGCGACGCTTCCTGCGCCATGCGGTGCGCCAGTGGGATATCCACCGCCATCGCATCGCGCCCGAGGTCGCTGCCGTCATCGAGGCGCTGGCGATGGAAGGGCGCTTCGTGCTGCACGCCGGCCGCGCCCATGCACTGGAGGTCGGCCCGCGCCTGCGCCTGCGCTATCGCCGTCGAAAGGACGCTGCCGAAGCGGTGATCGACGCCGACGTGCTGGTCAACGCCACCGGCATGGAGAAGCGCATCACCCGCGCCCGCAGCCCGCTGCTGCAGGGCCTGCTGGCCGACGGCCTGGCACGGCCCGGCCCGCACGGGATCGGCATCGACACCGCGGACGACGGCGCGCTGCGCGATCGCGATGGCCGCCCGGTGCCGGGCCTGTGGACCCTGGGTGCGCTGCGTGCCGGCAGCCTGTGGGAAAGCATCGCCATGCCGGAGTTGCGCGGTCAGGCGCTGCAGGTGGCGGATGCGGTGCGCGCGCGACTGGCGACGTCGTCGCCCTGA
- a CDS encoding SLC13 family permease: MPNPELWITLAVMAAAIWLFITEKLRVDVVALLVMTALLVAGVLTLPEALSGFSNQATVMVAAMFVLSGALQRNGALVAVGDLISRIRYRWVFLLVMMGLVVAVAAFINNTATVAVFLPLIIAATTANRWAPSKFLIPLSYMSQTAGVCTLIGTSTNLLVDSMARESAGVGFTIFEFAPLGIIFVAIAAVYLLTVGWWLLPDRGTPDSDDAHHIGRYVAELLVPAEAPVVGKRPNLAVPEGFDDVDLVEVLRGGAVVTDPQRVIEAGDRILLRGEWKHIQAARKAMKLAFDRNTRDIDDGARDGRMLMEAMVAPGSHLVGHTLAGMRFGHTYRARVHGIHRRRLTIRQPLDRVELAVGDVLLIDAPANAVEALRVDRGLIVLDEREQPKVDVPRALASVAIMAAAIGVAALGWLPIVASALLGCLALVVLRLLDPDEAYDAIDWRVILLLAGIIPLGIALQKTGGAAMAADGILRVLGPYGPLATLAAIYLMTSALTEVMSNNASAVLVVPIALATAESMGIDPKPLLIAVAFAASTSFATPISYQTNTMVYTAGGYRFSDFVRVGMPLNVIFWISAILLIPRFFPFHP; this comes from the coding sequence ATGCCCAACCCGGAACTCTGGATCACCCTGGCGGTGATGGCCGCCGCGATCTGGCTGTTCATCACCGAGAAGCTGCGCGTGGACGTGGTCGCGCTGCTGGTGATGACCGCGTTGCTGGTCGCCGGCGTGCTCACCCTGCCCGAGGCACTGTCGGGCTTCAGCAACCAGGCCACGGTGATGGTGGCGGCGATGTTCGTGCTCAGCGGCGCGCTGCAGCGCAACGGCGCGCTGGTGGCGGTCGGCGACCTGATCTCGCGCATCCGCTACCGCTGGGTGTTCCTGCTGGTGATGATGGGGCTGGTGGTCGCGGTCGCGGCGTTCATCAACAACACGGCGACGGTGGCGGTGTTCCTGCCGCTGATCATCGCCGCCACCACCGCCAACCGCTGGGCGCCGTCGAAATTCCTGATCCCGCTGTCGTACATGTCGCAGACCGCCGGCGTGTGCACGCTGATCGGCACCTCGACCAACCTGCTGGTCGATTCGATGGCACGCGAGAGCGCAGGCGTGGGCTTCACGATCTTCGAGTTCGCGCCGCTGGGAATCATCTTCGTGGCGATCGCCGCGGTGTACCTGCTGACTGTGGGCTGGTGGCTGCTGCCCGACCGCGGCACGCCCGACAGCGACGATGCACACCATATCGGCCGCTACGTGGCCGAGCTGCTGGTGCCGGCGGAGGCACCGGTGGTGGGCAAGCGCCCGAACCTCGCGGTGCCCGAGGGCTTCGACGATGTCGACCTGGTCGAGGTGCTGCGCGGTGGCGCCGTGGTGACCGATCCGCAACGGGTGATCGAGGCCGGCGACCGGATCCTGCTGCGCGGCGAGTGGAAGCACATCCAGGCCGCGCGCAAGGCGATGAAGCTGGCGTTCGACCGCAACACCCGCGACATCGACGACGGCGCCCGCGATGGCCGCATGTTGATGGAGGCGATGGTGGCACCGGGCTCGCACCTGGTCGGCCACACCCTCGCCGGCATGCGCTTCGGCCACACCTACCGCGCGCGCGTGCACGGCATCCACCGGCGCCGGCTGACGATCCGGCAGCCCCTCGATCGCGTGGAGCTCGCGGTCGGCGACGTGCTGCTGATCGACGCACCCGCCAATGCGGTCGAGGCGCTGCGCGTGGACCGCGGCCTGATCGTGCTCGACGAGCGCGAGCAGCCCAAGGTCGACGTGCCCCGCGCGCTGGCCTCGGTGGCGATCATGGCCGCGGCCATCGGCGTTGCCGCGCTGGGGTGGCTGCCGATCGTGGCCTCGGCCCTGCTGGGCTGCCTGGCGCTGGTGGTGCTGCGCCTGCTCGATCCGGACGAAGCCTATGACGCGATCGACTGGCGGGTGATCCTGCTGCTGGCCGGGATCATTCCGCTCGGCATCGCGCTGCAGAAGACCGGCGGCGCGGCGATGGCGGCCGACGGCATCCTGCGCGTGCTGGGCCCGTATGGTCCGCTGGCGACCCTGGCGGCGATCTACCTGATGACCTCGGCGCTGACCGAGGTCATGAGCAACAACGCCTCGGCGGTGCTGGTGGTGCCGATCGCGCTGGCGACCGCGGAATCGATGGGCATCGATCCCAAGCCGTTGCTGATCGCGGTGGCGTTCGCGGCGTCGACCAGTTTCGCCACGCCGATCAGCTACCAGACCAACACCATGGTCTACACCGCCGGCGGCTACCGCTTCAGCGATTTCGTCCGCGTCGGCATGCCGCTCAACGTGATCTTCTGGATCTCGGCGATCCTGCTGATCCCGCGCTTCTTCCCCTTCCACCCCTGA
- a CDS encoding DUF481 domain-containing protein: MPYLLSLLTAAAPLPAHDTVVAVVEDSGWTGTGELGMAMARGNTHSESLNTRFVFQRENEHRKHQVRASGLRTRSEVTAVFEEDGEPETRSQITSNRFDVGASTSLKFDARRYLVGSVRYENDDFSSYDYQGTASLGYGHHFIRNDTTTLLTEIGPGYRRADTRSRGVENGPLMRGLFDFSTRLTDTTTLVNTLLVEAGDDNTYAQNDFGVSVAMNASLALKAGFQARHNTEASDADISRTDRLTTVNLVYTFR; this comes from the coding sequence ATGCCGTACCTGTTGTCGCTGCTGACCGCCGCCGCCCCGCTTCCCGCCCACGACACCGTCGTGGCGGTGGTCGAGGACAGTGGCTGGACCGGCACCGGCGAACTCGGCATGGCGATGGCGCGGGGCAACACCCATTCCGAGAGCCTCAACACGCGCTTCGTGTTCCAGCGCGAGAACGAGCACCGCAAGCACCAGGTGCGCGCATCCGGCCTGCGCACGCGCAGCGAGGTGACGGCGGTGTTCGAGGAGGACGGCGAGCCGGAAACGCGGTCGCAGATCACCTCCAACCGCTTCGATGTCGGCGCGTCGACATCGCTCAAGTTCGATGCACGCCGCTATCTGGTCGGTTCGGTGCGCTACGAGAACGACGACTTCTCGTCCTACGACTACCAGGGCACGGCCTCGCTCGGCTACGGCCACCATTTCATCCGCAACGACACCACCACGCTGCTGACCGAGATCGGCCCCGGCTACCGGCGCGCCGATACCCGCTCGCGCGGGGTCGAGAACGGCCCGTTGATGCGCGGGCTGTTCGACTTCAGCACCCGCCTGACCGACACCACCACCCTGGTCAACACGCTGCTGGTGGAGGCCGGCGACGACAACACCTATGCGCAGAACGACTTCGGGGTGTCGGTGGCGATGAACGCCTCGCTGGCGCTGAAGGCCGGCTTCCAGGCGCGGCACAACACCGAGGCCAGCGATGCGGACATCAGCCGCACCGACCGCCTGACCACGGTCAACCTGGTCTACACCTTCAGGTAG
- the mdoH gene encoding glucans biosynthesis glucosyltransferase MdoH, with product MTSADPAGAAAVHALPPDAPMPMPVQSLRTGTRPVGRLPTTPRGMAGRRAAVIGGAALLTLVAAYQIWWLLRGGGISVAEGLLIAIFIALFAWIVQSFVGTFAGFLVMLQRRPARLGLDPRAPLPTPRERTALLMPTYNEDPARLMSGLQATCESLIATGHARMFDVFVLSDTRRPEVQHAEEIEFEALRERLGDGIRLWYRLREDNSERKAGNIADWVRRWGAAWPKFLILDADSLMTGETLVRLADAVERHDDVALVQTLPVIVNGRTLFARMQQFSGRVYGPVIAYGVAWWHGAESNYWGHNAMIRTRAFAENCGLPELDGPTPFAGHVLSHDFVEAAMMRRGGWALHMVPGLGGSYEEGPPTLTDMLVRDRRWCQGNLQHGGVLPTRGLHWVSRWHMLIGIGHYLTAPLWAMLMLVGLSLPLLALAPGEAYSPARYWMEQDANRFLWVFALTMSMLLAPKLFGYLATVVDRDMRRGSGGAARAAMGVLLETVLAALMAPVTMYVQCRGVAEVLAGKDSGWDSQQRDDGSQPLSALVRSYGGATVLGLVALVMALGVSPGLAAWMSPVIAGLLFSIPIVRITSSRAAGQWLQRRRVFATPEELSPPTVLVRASELRAEPHPSDARRRKRVRRG from the coding sequence ATGACCTCCGCCGATCCGGCGGGGGCCGCCGCCGTGCACGCACTGCCGCCCGACGCACCGATGCCCATGCCGGTGCAATCGCTGCGCACCGGTACCCGCCCGGTCGGGCGCCTGCCGACCACGCCACGCGGCATGGCAGGCCGCCGTGCCGCGGTCATCGGCGGTGCCGCGCTGCTCACGCTGGTGGCCGCGTACCAGATCTGGTGGCTGCTGCGCGGCGGCGGCATCAGCGTGGCCGAGGGCCTGCTGATCGCGATCTTCATCGCGCTGTTCGCCTGGATCGTGCAGTCCTTCGTCGGCACGTTCGCCGGCTTCCTGGTGATGCTGCAGCGGCGCCCGGCGCGCCTGGGCCTCGACCCTCGCGCGCCGTTGCCCACGCCGCGCGAGCGCACCGCGCTGCTGATGCCGACCTACAACGAGGACCCGGCACGGCTGATGTCCGGGCTGCAGGCGACCTGCGAATCGCTGATCGCGACCGGCCATGCGCGGATGTTCGACGTGTTCGTGCTCAGCGATACCCGTCGGCCGGAGGTGCAGCACGCCGAGGAGATCGAGTTCGAGGCACTGCGCGAGCGTCTGGGTGACGGCATCCGCCTGTGGTACCGGCTGCGCGAGGACAACAGCGAACGCAAGGCCGGCAACATCGCCGACTGGGTGCGCCGCTGGGGCGCGGCATGGCCGAAGTTCCTGATCCTCGACGCCGACAGCCTGATGACCGGCGAGACGCTGGTGCGCCTGGCGGACGCGGTCGAACGCCACGACGATGTCGCGCTGGTGCAGACGCTGCCGGTCATCGTCAACGGACGCACCCTGTTCGCGCGCATGCAGCAGTTCTCCGGGCGCGTGTACGGGCCGGTGATCGCCTACGGCGTGGCCTGGTGGCATGGCGCGGAGAGCAACTACTGGGGCCACAACGCGATGATCCGCACGCGCGCGTTCGCGGAGAACTGCGGGCTGCCCGAGCTCGACGGCCCGACCCCGTTCGCCGGCCACGTGCTCAGCCACGACTTCGTGGAGGCGGCGATGATGCGCCGTGGTGGCTGGGCGCTGCACATGGTGCCGGGGCTCGGCGGCAGCTACGAGGAAGGCCCGCCCACGCTCACCGACATGCTTGTGCGCGACCGCCGCTGGTGCCAGGGCAACCTGCAGCACGGCGGCGTGCTGCCCACCAGGGGCCTGCACTGGGTCAGCCGCTGGCACATGCTGATCGGCATCGGCCATTACCTCACCGCCCCGCTGTGGGCGATGCTGATGCTGGTGGGGCTGTCCCTGCCGCTGCTGGCGCTGGCGCCCGGCGAGGCGTATTCCCCGGCGCGCTACTGGATGGAGCAGGACGCCAACCGCTTCCTGTGGGTGTTCGCGCTGACCATGTCGATGCTACTGGCGCCCAAGCTGTTCGGGTACCTCGCGACCGTGGTCGACCGCGACATGCGCCGCGGCAGCGGCGGTGCCGCGCGCGCGGCGATGGGCGTGCTGCTGGAAACCGTGCTGGCCGCGCTGATGGCGCCGGTGACGATGTACGTGCAATGCCGCGGCGTGGCTGAGGTGCTGGCGGGCAAGGACTCCGGCTGGGACTCGCAGCAGCGCGACGATGGCAGCCAGCCACTGTCGGCGCTGGTGCGCAGCTATGGCGGCGCCACGGTGCTGGGGCTGGTCGCGCTGGTGATGGCACTGGGCGTGTCGCCGGGGCTGGCAGCGTGGATGTCGCCGGTGATCGCCGGCCTGCTGTTCTCGATCCCGATCGTGAGGATCACCTCGTCGCGCGCGGCCGGGCAGTGGCTGCAGCGCCGCCGCGTCTTCGCCACCCCCGAGGAACTGTCGCCGCCGACGGTGCTGGTGCGCGCCAGCGAACTGCGCGCCGAACCGCATCCGTCGGATGCGCGCCGGCGCAAGCGGGTGCGCCGCGGGTAG